From the genome of Candidatus Nitrosocosmicus oleophilus, one region includes:
- a CDS encoding HNH endonuclease, translated as MIIKKRKRKGKSNTKQSNKSNDKPTISLNSSHTTDRELYKNREKDVSPAVSYREESKRILRLVVYINEFDRLDEEGNQKCRNNNCEKFVCKPFRKYCSRKCSVEFTRWYNKNFYWRNIRNSILKRDNYTCQICGLKLNKKKRHNKKIENWLECDHIIPKSYYTFLGYNFDTLENKVKTVLEFLHNDKNLRTLCYKCHKEVTLNNFKTKALLINVNDDN; from the coding sequence ATGATAATTAAAAAGAGAAAAAGGAAAGGAAAATCAAATACTAAACAATCAAACAAATCTAATGACAAACCTACTATCTCATTAAACTCGTCACACACCACAGATCGCGAATTGTATAAAAATAGAGAGAAGGATGTTTCTCCAGCTGTTTCTTATAGAGAAGAGTCCAAAAGAATCCTTAGACTAGTTGTTTACATAAATGAGTTTGATAGATTAGACGAGGAAGGAAATCAAAAATGCAGAAATAACAATTGTGAAAAATTTGTTTGTAAACCATTTAGAAAATATTGTTCGAGAAAGTGTAGCGTGGAATTTACAAGATGGTACAATAAGAATTTTTATTGGCGTAATATTCGCAATAGTATTTTGAAAAGGGACAATTATACTTGCCAGATTTGCGGGTTAAAATTAAATAAAAAGAAAAGGCACAACAAAAAAATTGAGAATTGGCTTGAGTGTGATCATATCATACCTAAATCTTACTACACTTTTTTAGGATATAATTTTGACACATTAGAAAATAAGGTTAAGACAGTATTGGAATTTTTACATAATGATAAAAATTTAAGAACTTTATGCTATAAATGTCATAAGGAAGTAACATTAAATAATTTCAAGACAAAGGCATTGCTTATTAACGTAAACGATGATAATTGA
- a CDS encoding NAD(P)/FAD-dependent oxidoreductase yields MKSIYLSLTVCSDIMKIAVVGIGVAGAYLMNQLSDLHDVHVQGFERMPEKEHDAVCAWATCDNVMRDYANICGLNFDNYVLHDGKKMRVDIGNGINSGNTIDIKLKGMISYDKLKLIQDMIRGTDIVFEKVPNKKNLEQDFDLIIDSTGFHRHYLPKLSDELWIPCIQYKVKYDQVPFDDFYLKAFPLLSGYFWYFPLGNGYAHIGSGDFRRKQTHVFMDSFMKKYPCEVIKKVGRPVRITPPSKCLPFDDGNKTIGVGESIGTVYALLGEGIIPSTICAQLFVDNLYDKEKYFSQVLSTFKIYTSVYNFIKKRISQNFNIIRDFVELLKIYKYMKKSEDRFGMEINMLNLFKLTKI; encoded by the coding sequence ATGAAATCAATTTATTTGTCATTAACCGTATGTTCTGATATTATGAAGATTGCTGTAGTTGGGATAGGAGTCGCAGGTGCATATTTAATGAATCAACTTAGTGATCTGCACGATGTACACGTGCAAGGATTTGAAAGAATGCCGGAAAAGGAACACGATGCCGTATGTGCTTGGGCTACATGCGATAATGTAATGAGAGATTATGCCAACATATGTGGTCTAAATTTTGACAATTATGTTTTACATGATGGAAAAAAGATGAGAGTAGATATAGGGAATGGGATAAACTCTGGCAACACAATCGACATTAAACTAAAAGGTATGATAAGTTATGATAAATTAAAACTAATCCAGGATATGATAAGGGGAACTGACATTGTATTTGAAAAAGTGCCGAATAAGAAAAATCTTGAACAAGATTTTGACTTGATTATTGATTCCACCGGATTTCACAGACACTATTTACCCAAGTTAAGCGATGAATTATGGATACCATGTATTCAGTACAAAGTAAAGTATGATCAAGTACCTTTTGATGATTTTTACTTAAAGGCTTTTCCATTGTTATCAGGGTACTTTTGGTACTTTCCGCTAGGCAATGGATACGCACATATAGGATCAGGAGACTTTAGAAGAAAGCAAACTCATGTTTTTATGGACTCTTTTATGAAAAAATACCCATGCGAAGTAATCAAAAAAGTGGGTAGACCTGTTAGGATTACACCTCCCTCAAAGTGCCTTCCATTTGATGATGGAAACAAAACGATTGGAGTGGGTGAATCGATAGGAACGGTATATGCTCTGTTGGGTGAGGGTATCATACCATCTACAATTTGTGCTCAACTCTTTGTTGATAACCTGTACGACAAGGAGAAATACTTTTCACAAGTATTGTCAACATTTAAAATTTATACAAGTGTATATAACTTTATTAAAAAACGAATATCTCAAAATTTCAACATTATTAGGGATTTTGTTGAACTTCTCAAAATTTACAAGTACATGAAAAAGAGTGAAGATAGGTTTGGAATGGAAATTAATATGTTAAACCTCTTTAAACTTACAAAAATCTAG
- a CDS encoding potassium transporter TrkG translates to MDTDPLNRPVLTYAHHNYIILDEETDAANAVKLMHGKKAETIIVTNKKEEHVGIITDSDILDKIVMRGEDSDQVSIKSIMSSPLITISAKANVRQALELMRLNLIKRIPVTDNVHILGMVTQEGLANAIRTSVLERQFRSYRVVIRERYKPIWGNLGFILQFSGLLFIAPAILATALGEVVSATGIFLGITTMSITGFVLNAYGEKTPMNLRQASILMVFSFVLLSFFGSIPYMYVNPFGQGTDPLTLVVNSFFESASGFTTTGLSMIVYPENLPQSFDFYRAFTQWIGGLSFVYLVITFFYPERKLAHMKGMLGGGSLRLKQLILTIGVIFSIYTVSLSVLLYISGNHNIISNISLIFSAVTGGGFVPSSTSLISENFLELFVIMAGMIISALPFAFHYAVFSKEMHTTKMRPEVILYFAIMFTAIPIFTYLLFLSYPDANIVTGIFHTVSAATTTGFQFIDITLLSDDGKILLIIMMLIGGTAFSTAGGIKVGRILQIVQKLTKKKFSADVTTRSISAVSSRYNNSYHGFEKKSDIHKEEKTFNEAILVIFLFIFMSFFTGALLSIFTEKNFLDSLFESVSALTTTGLTAGITNINADLLSKILLIVNMIIGRFEIIAVIYLFLEISKIKKH, encoded by the coding sequence ATGGACACAGACCCTCTCAACCGTCCTGTATTAACCTATGCGCATCACAACTATATAATTTTAGATGAAGAGACAGACGCGGCAAATGCTGTTAAACTAATGCATGGAAAAAAGGCCGAAACCATTATTGTAACGAACAAGAAGGAAGAACACGTAGGGATTATAACTGATAGCGATATTTTAGACAAAATTGTTATGAGAGGAGAGGATTCTGACCAGGTCTCAATTAAATCAATAATGTCTTCCCCCCTCATCACAATATCAGCTAAGGCAAACGTAAGGCAAGCGTTAGAATTGATGAGATTAAATCTGATCAAGAGAATTCCCGTAACCGACAATGTGCATATTTTGGGGATGGTAACTCAAGAAGGGTTGGCAAATGCAATTAGGACATCAGTTCTAGAACGGCAGTTTAGGAGTTATAGGGTAGTAATCAGGGAAAGGTACAAACCAATTTGGGGAAACCTAGGGTTCATCCTTCAATTCTCAGGTTTACTTTTCATTGCCCCAGCCATTTTAGCCACAGCACTAGGTGAAGTAGTTTCTGCAACCGGAATATTCCTTGGAATTACCACAATGTCCATTACAGGATTCGTCTTGAATGCTTATGGAGAAAAGACGCCGATGAACCTTAGACAAGCGTCAATTCTAATGGTCTTTAGTTTTGTCTTACTAAGTTTTTTTGGGAGTATCCCCTACATGTATGTTAATCCTTTCGGTCAAGGTACAGACCCTTTAACTCTGGTGGTAAACAGTTTCTTTGAAAGTGCGTCAGGTTTTACAACCACTGGGTTATCTATGATAGTATATCCCGAAAATCTCCCACAGAGTTTTGATTTTTATAGAGCATTTACCCAGTGGATAGGGGGTTTAAGTTTCGTATACTTGGTAATCACTTTCTTCTACCCCGAAAGGAAGTTGGCTCATATGAAAGGCATGTTAGGTGGAGGAAGCCTTCGTTTAAAGCAATTGATCCTAACAATAGGAGTTATTTTTAGTATATACACTGTTTCCTTGTCAGTTTTATTATATATTTCAGGAAACCATAATATCATCTCTAATATTTCGCTAATATTTAGCGCGGTAACAGGTGGAGGCTTTGTACCTTCTTCTACATCCCTAATTTCTGAAAACTTTTTGGAATTATTTGTGATAATGGCTGGTATGATCATTTCTGCCTTACCATTTGCTTTTCATTATGCTGTTTTTAGCAAAGAAATGCATACCACAAAAATGCGTCCAGAAGTAATATTATACTTTGCGATCATGTTTACTGCTATTCCCATTTTCACATATCTTCTTTTCTTATCTTATCCGGATGCAAATATTGTAACTGGAATTTTTCATACCGTGAGTGCTGCAACCACTACCGGGTTTCAATTCATAGATATTACACTATTATCGGATGATGGCAAGATTCTATTGATAATTATGATGCTGATTGGAGGAACGGCTTTTTCAACTGCGGGTGGAATTAAGGTTGGAAGAATTTTACAAATAGTCCAGAAATTGACAAAAAAGAAATTTTCTGCAGACGTAACAACTCGATCAATTTCAGCAGTCTCTTCCAGGTACAACAATTCATATCATGGCTTTGAAAAAAAATCCGACATTCATAAGGAAGAAAAAACATTCAACGAAGCCATCCTTGTTATTTTCCTTTTTATCTTTATGTCTTTTTTTACTGGTGCGCTATTATCAATATTTACAGAAAAGAATTTTTTAGATTCATTATTTGAATCAGTATCAGCATTAACGACTACGGGTTTGACAGCAGGAATAACAAACATCAATGCAGATCTGCTTTCTAAAATATTACTTATCGTTAACATGATTATAGGTAGATTCGAAATAATTGCAGTGATTTATCTATTTTTAGAAATTTCAAAAATAAAAAAACATTGA
- a CDS encoding M20/M25/M40 family metallo-hydrolase: protein MLLPTSLTDDQMNDLISDLQILIRQPSISATNQGLEECSILLSNMMKNAGIQTELLYLALEEQVESRTMGRIPPVVYGEVKSKSNPSGKTILFYNHYDVQPVDPIEKWNEDPFSGKVIGNQIYGRGSSDDKGELITRIKAVEYHLQETGDVPCNIKFIIEGEEEIGSPNLIKYVQRYKEKFKSNLVIWESGYVDKDDRAIISLGQKGILNVEIKVHGPSRDVHSSLAVAIESPAWRLVHLLSLLYDSNDGKVLIKGWYDEVTSLSKQELQLIANEPFNEEAFKKEYGISSFIKGQSSYDIKKALATEPSCNISGLVTGYTNKGVKTILPSTATVKMDFRLVPNMDPGIQFNKLVKYLRSKGYSEKDVTINYVSGEPSFRTPLNNEYVKMIVDSASKIFNGVVLNVSSSGTGPMYVFKEILNVDSICIGSTILPNKMHSPNEFTNLDLLKKGTRCFIEIIKNFSRG from the coding sequence ATGTTACTTCCCACTTCGTTGACAGATGATCAAATGAATGATCTGATATCTGATCTGCAAATATTGATAAGGCAGCCAAGCATTTCTGCAACCAATCAGGGTTTGGAGGAGTGTTCGATTCTATTGTCGAATATGATGAAAAATGCTGGAATTCAAACAGAACTTTTGTATTTAGCCTTAGAAGAACAGGTAGAAAGTAGAACCATGGGCAGGATACCTCCTGTTGTTTATGGTGAGGTTAAATCAAAATCAAATCCCAGTGGAAAGACTATATTGTTCTATAATCATTATGATGTACAACCTGTAGATCCAATTGAAAAGTGGAATGAAGATCCTTTTAGTGGGAAAGTAATTGGTAATCAGATATATGGTCGTGGGTCCTCTGACGATAAGGGAGAATTAATCACTAGAATAAAGGCTGTAGAATATCATTTACAAGAGACAGGGGATGTACCTTGCAACATCAAATTCATAATAGAAGGTGAGGAAGAAATTGGAAGTCCAAACTTGATAAAATATGTTCAAAGATACAAGGAAAAGTTCAAATCAAACCTGGTGATCTGGGAAAGTGGTTATGTTGATAAAGATGATAGAGCAATAATTTCATTGGGTCAAAAAGGGATCCTAAACGTAGAAATAAAGGTACATGGACCTAGCAGGGATGTTCATTCTAGTTTAGCGGTCGCTATTGAGAGCCCTGCTTGGAGATTGGTACATTTATTGTCTTTGTTGTATGACTCGAATGACGGAAAAGTCCTCATTAAAGGGTGGTATGATGAAGTAACATCTTTAAGTAAACAGGAATTGCAATTAATCGCCAATGAACCATTCAATGAGGAAGCATTCAAAAAGGAATACGGTATTTCAAGTTTCATAAAGGGACAATCTTCTTACGATATAAAGAAAGCCCTTGCTACAGAACCCTCCTGTAACATTTCGGGATTGGTTACAGGCTATACCAATAAAGGCGTAAAAACGATACTTCCCTCGACTGCTACCGTCAAGATGGATTTTAGATTAGTGCCAAATATGGATCCGGGTATACAATTCAATAAATTGGTAAAGTACTTGAGATCAAAAGGTTATTCAGAAAAAGATGTTACTATTAACTATGTAAGTGGTGAGCCATCTTTCAGAACACCGTTGAATAATGAGTATGTAAAAATGATTGTGGATTCTGCATCAAAGATATTTAACGGTGTCGTTTTGAATGTTTCCTCGTCAGGAACTGGACCTATGTATGTTTTTAAGGAAATCCTAAACGTCGATTCAATTTGTATTGGAAGTACTATTTTGCCAAATAAGATGCATTCACCAAATGAATTCACTAATCTTGATCTATTAAAAAAAGGTACCAGGTGTTTTATTGAAATCATAAAGAATTTTTCAAGGGGTTAG
- a CDS encoding COX15/CtaA family protein, with translation MKSIGQDGFPSKSLFIITFMILSLIFSIMIVGVYLSSIHQGYSCKTWPLCPNGFDFPPKEYFYEHFHRFLGLILAISLFSFTAFSVIKLRNRNFSIKLLIASTLLVSQIILGWAVIATKLQPLVVASHLSTGIALFGILVVTLISLQHKMKP, from the coding sequence TTGAAGAGCATAGGCCAGGATGGCTTTCCAAGCAAATCATTGTTTATCATTACTTTCATGATTCTGAGTTTAATCTTTTCTATAATGATTGTAGGAGTCTATCTTTCATCAATCCATCAAGGATATTCCTGTAAGACATGGCCTTTATGTCCTAATGGCTTTGACTTTCCACCAAAGGAATACTTTTATGAGCACTTTCATCGATTTTTGGGACTAATTCTGGCGATATCATTATTTTCATTTACTGCGTTTTCAGTCATCAAACTCAGAAACAGGAATTTTAGTATAAAACTTTTGATTGCATCTACTCTTCTTGTTTCACAAATAATTCTCGGTTGGGCAGTAATTGCAACTAAATTGCAGCCATTAGTTGTTGCAAGTCACCTTTCCACCGGAATTGCATTATTTGGAATTTTGGTAGTTACTCTGATCTCGTTGCAACACAAGATGAAACCATAA